One segment of Macaca fascicularis isolate 582-1 chromosome 4, T2T-MFA8v1.1 DNA contains the following:
- the LOC141410244 gene encoding uncharacterized protein — protein MAAGAQRPAGPAPCAHEPQRKLLQPRPGPPAGPPPALPQPPARPARNNFGPLGTRWRPGRRRPGAASGTRLLLVPRQRRARPHSRGRGLGRSRRRKQAAEEAGARACPDRKWAQVSHSSLCSFLRGKGRPRRQRAPRGWPGSRMLSGLRAVALGVEGSAGAAEAGTLRTGLFAGHSALHGRSVNGDYSIEPSSCEEQKRSRIVKHLDFPAVKMCSNFQHAATSMRSLPLEETSCHFVRILIVLWRHILHMAKASCQQPSLTCQA, from the exons ATGGCAGCGGGCGCGCAGCGGCCGGCGGGGCCCGCACCCTGCGCTCACGAACCGCAGCGCAAACTTCTCCAGCCCCGGCCCGGTCCGCCCGCCGGCCCGCCGCCCGCTCTCCCACAGCCGCCCGCCCGCCCAGCGCGGAACAACTTCGGG CCGCTGGGCACGCGCTGGCGGCCGGGGCGGAGGCGTCCGGGGGCGGCGAGCGGGACCCGGCTCCTCCTCGTCCCGCGCCAGcgccgcgcccggccgcattctCGGGGCCGGGGGCTCGGCCGCTCACGGCGGAGAAAGCAGGCCGCGGAGGAGGCGGGCGCCCGGGCCTGCCCGGACAGGAAGTGGGCCCAGGTTTCCCATTCCTCGCTCTGCTCCTTCCTCCGCGGCAAGGGCAGGCCCAGGAGGCAGCGAGCGCCCCGGGGGTGGCCGGGCAGCCGGATGCTCTCGGGGTTGCGGGCTGTGGCCCTGGGGGTTGAGGGCAGCGCGGGTGCGGCGGAAGCAGGGACGCTGCGAACCGGCCTTTTCGCTGGCCACAGCGCCCTGCACGGACGATCAGTGAATGGAGATTACTCAA TTGAACCTTCGTCTTGTGAGGAACAGAAAAGATCAAGAATTGTGAAGCACCTCGATTTTCCAGCTGTGAAGATGTGTTCAAATTTTCAACATGCGGCCACATCTATGAG GTCACTCCCTCTGGAGGAAACCAGCTGCCACTTTGTGAGGATACTCATAGTCCTGTGGAGGCATATCCTCCATATGGCTAAGGCCTCCTGCCAACAACCATCACTGACTTGCCAGGCATGA